In Phycisphaerales bacterium, a single window of DNA contains:
- a CDS encoding VPLPA-CTERM sorting domain-containing protein: MTDRNKALLLGCGAALAMATSAQAVIVNLLSSPSSGTINGALFETTNVRPTGTGFIDPFLRIQANNVEQGYNTSGRPVRFDEKTDGNFTHDLQLSSLASRTINGTAYYEFMIDINEAGGGQELISLERLMFFTNPTGSINPTDITQLGTLRYDMDAGDATNTVRYNDGNSGSGQGDIRFFIPVANFAGAGINDFVYMFARFGDTDNSDAGFEEFVAVRGTPPEIIPLPTAAGLAMAGLGGLAVRRRR, translated from the coding sequence ATGACCGATCGGAACAAGGCTCTCTTGTTGGGGTGTGGCGCCGCGCTCGCAATGGCCACCAGCGCCCAGGCCGTCATCGTCAACCTGCTCTCATCGCCGAGCTCGGGCACCATCAACGGCGCACTCTTCGAGACGACCAACGTCCGGCCCACCGGCACCGGCTTCATCGACCCGTTCCTCCGCATCCAGGCCAACAACGTCGAGCAGGGCTACAACACCTCCGGCCGCCCCGTCCGCTTTGACGAGAAGACCGACGGCAACTTCACCCACGACCTCCAGCTCAGCTCGCTCGCGTCCCGCACCATCAACGGCACCGCCTACTACGAGTTCATGATCGACATCAACGAGGCCGGCGGCGGCCAGGAGCTCATCTCCCTCGAGCGCCTCATGTTCTTCACCAACCCCACCGGCTCCATCAACCCCACCGACATCACCCAGCTCGGCACGCTCCGCTACGACATGGACGCCGGCGACGCCACCAACACCGTCCGCTACAACGACGGGAACTCCGGCAGCGGCCAGGGCGACATCCGCTTCTTCATCCCCGTCGCCAACTTCGCCGGCGCCGGCATCAACGACTTTGTCTACATGTTCGCCCGCTTCGGCGACACCGACAACTCCGACGCCGGCTTCGAGGAGTTCGTCGCGGTCCGCGGCACGCCCCCCGAGATCATCCCGCTGCCCACCGCCGCGGGCCTCGCCATGGCCGGCCTCGGCGGCCTCGCCGTTCGCCGCCGCCGCTAG